CGCCCAGCGGCTCGCGCAACTCCGGGGACTCCACGCGCTCCAGGCGGACGTCGGAGCAGCCCACCCATGCCGCGGCCTCCACCAGCGCCTCCGCCACCCCGCGCAGCGCCTTGCGGTCGGTCGCCGCCATGCTCACCTGCTTGGCGACCAGGGTGCTGCCCGAACGCGCCGGGTCCACCCTGCCGACCAGCCGCCCGCCCGCCAGCACCGGCATGGCGAAGTAGCCGTACACCCGCTTCTGCCGCGGCACGTACGCCTCCAGGCGGTGGCTGAAGCCGAAGATCCGCTCCGTGCGCGGGCGCTCCCAGACGAGCGAGTCGAAGGGGGAGAGCAGGGTGGTGCGGTGCCGGCCGCGCGGGAGGGTCTCCAGGGCCGCCGGATCGGCCCATCCATCGACAGTGCCGCGCGCGCCGCGCCCGCCGCGCCGGCCCCCGCCCGGCCCGCCCGCCGGCTTCGCCCAGCCCTCGACGCGCACGGGGACGAGGCCGGAGTCCGCGACCACCGCGTCGAACTGCTCGGCCTTGAGGCGGTGGTAGTCGGCTATGTCCGAGCGGGTGCCCACGCCGAGCGCCCGGCCCGCCTGGGCGACCAGGCGGCGCACGCACTCCTCGTCGCCCAGGTCGTCATGGCGCAGCTCATCGGGGATCGCGCGCTCCGCGAGGTCGTACACCCGCTTCCAGCTGCGCCGCCGGGTGCACACCACCTCGCCGTACATCAGCGCCCGCTCGACGGCGACCTTGGCGGCCGACCAGTCCCACCACGGGCCGCCGTTCTTCGCGCCGCCCAACTCGGTGGCCGTCAGGGGCCCTTCGTCGCGCAACTGCTTGATCACCCGGTCGTAGGCGCCGTCGGGCAGGTCGTGGTTCCAGTGCGGCCGGGCGAGGTATGCCCGGCGGCGGAAGGCGAAGTGCGGCCACTCCTCGATGGGCAGCACGCAGGCCGCGTGCGACCAGTACTCGAAGGCGTGCGGGGCGCGGGCCGGGTCGGGCGTCCAGAGTGCCTCCTCCACCGCGCGCCGGCCGACCGCGCCGAGGCGGGCGTACGGCACCAGCTCATGGCTGCGGGCGAGCACGGAGATCGTGTCGAGCTGGACCGCGCCGAGGTGCCGCAGCACGCCGCGCACCCCCGCCCTGCGGTCCGGCGCGCCCAGCAAACCCTGCGCGCGCAGCGCTATCCGGCGGGCCTCCTCGGCGGAGAGGTCGTGGGCGGGCGGCGGGTCACTCGTCATGCCCGAAACGATAGGCGGGCCCACTGACAATCGGGTCCCGTGCCCGTTCCGGTCCGGCGGGCGGGGCGGTCGCGTCCCTCAGTCCCGGGGGCCGGCCGGTGCCGGGATGTAGGCGTTGGCGGTCGGCAGGCCCAGGTCCGACGGGAGCAGGGCGGCCACCCAGCTGTCGCGCCGGGTGCCCTGGTGGACGATGGCGGAGCGCAGCACGCCCTCCATGGTGAAGCCCGCCTTCTCGGCCACCGCGCGCGAGGCGGCGTTGCCGACCTCCGCACGCCACTCCAGGCGCTCGACACCCGCGGAGGTGAACGCCCAGCGGATCACCGCGAGTGCCGCCTCGGTCACGTAGCCGCGGCCCCGGTGTCCCGGCGCGGCCCAGAAGCCGATCTCCCCGATGCACATCCTGTGCATGGACAGGCCCACCATCGCCACCAGGGCGGTGTGGCCGCCCGGCGCGCCGTCGTCGCGCAGGAAGGCGGCGAACGTGAAGGCCGTGCCGTTGCGCCAGCCGTCCGGGACCTGCTGGCCGAGGAAGCTCTCCGCGTGCTCGGTCAGATACGGAGAGGGAATCGTGGTCCAGCGCTGGACGGCCGGGTCCTGGCACGCGGCGTGGACTTCCTTGATGTCGTCGATACCCGGAGTGCGCAGCAGAAGCCGGGCGGTGGTCAGCGTCGCGGGTTCCATGGGGCGATTCTGCGCATGACACAGTTGCGGGTGCCATGATTTATCGCTGTCGTCGCACGGGCACTTTCCGGCCCCGCGCGGCGTTGTGTTTGTGCCTCCAGTTACGGCAGACCTCCCGGCGCGGCGGGGTCCTCGCATACCATGGCCGTTGCTCGACCCGACCGCGTCAGCCCGACCGGCAAGGAGACCCAGCCCCGTGTCCGTCCTCCAGAAGATCATGCGTGCAGGCGAAGGCAAGATCCTGCGCAAGCTGCACCGCATCGCGGACCAGGTCAACTCCATCGAAGAGGACTTCGAAAGCCTCTCCGACGCCGAGCTGCGCGCCCTTACGGACGAATTCAAGCAGCGCTACGCCGATGGCGAAAGCCTCGACGACCTGATGCCGGAGGCGTTCGCCACGGTGCGCGAGGCCGCACGCCGCGTGCTCGGCCAGCGGCACTACGACGTCCAGGTCATGGGCGGTGCCGCGCTGCACTGGGGCTACGTCGCCGAGATGAAGACCGGTGAGGGCAAGACACTCGTCAGCACCATGCCCGCGTACCTCAACGCGCTGACCGGCGACGGTGTCCACCTGATCACGGTCAATGACTACCTGGCCGAGCGCGACTCCGAGATGATGGGCCGCGTCCACAAGTTCCTGGGCCTGACCGTCGGCTGCATCCTCGCCAACATGAACCCGGAGCAGCGCCGCGAGCAGTACGGCTGCGACATCACCTACGGCACGAACAACGAGTTCGGCTTCGACTACCTCCGCGACAACATGGCGTGGTCCAAGGAGGAGCTGGTCCAGCGCGGGCACAATTACGCGATCGTCGACGAGGTCGACTCCATCCTGGTGGACGAGGCCCGTACCCCGCTGATCATCTCCGGCCCCGCCGACCAGGCCACCAAGTGGTACGGCGACTTCGCCAAGCTCGTGACGCGCCTCAAGCGCGGCGAGGCGGGCAACCCGATGAGGGGCGTCGAGGAGACCGGCGACTACGAGGTCGACGAGAAGAAGCGCACCGTGGGCATCCACGACCCGGGCGTGACCAAGGTCGAGGACTGGCTGGGCATCGACAACCTCTACGAGTCGGTGAACACCCCGCTGGTCGGCTACCTGAACAACGCCATCAAGGCCAAGGAGCTCTTCAAGCGCGACAAGGACTACGTCGTCATCGACGGCGAGGTCATGATCGTCGACGAGCACACGGGCCGAATCCTCGCGGGCCGCCGGTACAACGAGGGCATGCACCAGGCCATCGAGGCCAAGGAGAACGTGGAGATCAAGGACGAGAACCAGACTCTCGCCACGATCACCCTCCAGAACTTCTTCCGGCTCTACGACAAGCTCTCCGGCATGACCGGTACGGCCATGACCGAGGCCGCCGAGTTCCACCAGATCTACAAGCTGGGTGTCGTCCCGATCCCGACGAACCGGCCCATGGTCCGGCTGGACCGCGCGGACCTGATCTACCGGACCGAGGTCGCCAAGTTCGACGCCGTCGTCGACGACATCGCCGAGAAGCACGAGAAGGGCCAGCCGATCCTGGTCGGCACGACCTCGGTGGAGAAGTCGGAGTACCTCTCCCAGCAGCTCTCCAAGCGCGGCGTCCAGCACGAGGTGCTCAACGCCAAGCAGCACGAGCGTGAGGCCGCGATCGTCGCCCAGGCGGGCCGCAAGGGCGCCGTCACCGTCGCCACCAACATGGCCGGCCGCGGTACGGACATCAAGCTCGGCGGCAACCCCGACGACCTCGCCGAGGCGGAGCTGCGCCAGCAGGGCCTCGACCCGGTCGAGCACGTCGAGGAGTGGGCCGCCGCGCTGCCCGCCGCCCTGGAGCGCGCCGAGCATGCGGTCAAGGCGGAGTTCGAGGAGGTCACGGAGCTCGGCGGCCTCTACGTGCTCGGCACCGAGCGCCACGAGTCGCGCCGTATCGACAACCAGCTCCGCGGTCGTTCCGGCCGCCAGGGCGACCCCGGCGAGTCCCGCTTCTACCTCTCCCTCGGTGACGACCTGATGCGGCTGTTCAAGGCCCAGATGGTCGAGCGCGTGATGTCCATGGCGAACGTCCCCGACGACGTCCCCATCGAGAACAAGATGGTCACCCGGGCCATCGCCTCCGCGCAGTCCCAGGTCGAGCAGCAGAACTTCGAGACCCGGAAGAACGTCCTCAAGTACGACGAGGTCCTCAACCGCCAGCGCGAGGTCATCTACGGCGAGCGCCGGCGCGTCCTGGAGGGCGAGGACCTCAAGGACCAGATCCAGCACTTCATGGACGACACCATCGACGCCTACATCCAGGCGGAGACCTCCGAGGGCTTCGCGGAGGAGTGGGACCTCGACAGGCTCTGGAGCGCCTTCAAGCAGCTCTACCCCGTGAAGATCACCATCGAGGAGCTGGAGGACGAGGCGGGCGACCGTGCCGGGCTCACCGCCGAGTTCATCTCCGAGGCGATCAAGGACGACATCCACGAGCAGTACACGGCGCGCGAGGACCAGCTCGGCGTCGACATCGTGCGCGAGCTGGAGCGGCGCGTGGTCCTCTCGGTGCTGGACCGCAAGTGGCGTGAGCACCTCTACGAGATGGACTACCTCCAGGAGGGCATCGGCCTGCGCGCGATGGCCCAGAAGGACCCGCTGGTGGAGTACCAGCGTGAGGGCTTCGACATGTTCACCGCCATGATGGACGGCATCAAGGAGGAGTCCGTCGGCTACCTGTTCAACCTGGAGGTCCAGGTCGAGCAGCAGTTCGAGGAAGTTCCGGTGGAGGATGCCGAGCCGGTGGACCTCAGCAAGGCCGTCCAGGACACGGTCCCGGCCGGTGCGGGCGCTCGCCCGGAGATCCGCGCCAAGGGCCTCGACGCTCCCCAGCGGCCCGACCGCCTGCACTTCTCCGCGCCGACGGTGGACGGCGAGGGCGGGGTCGTCGAGGGCGACTTCCAGAACGGGGACGGTGGGCCTGTGCGGTCCGCGGCGGATGGGTTGACCCGGGCGGAGCGGCGTAAGCAGCAGAAGGGTGGGCGGCGGCGCCGCAAGTAGGCCCTGACGGGCCGGGTGGCCGGGTACCTCGTTTTGGGGGTGCCCGGCCTTTTTCTTTGGGCTCTGGCCCTTTGCCCTTGTCTTTGGCTTTTCGGCTTTGCCGGTGGGGGTGGGCTTCTGTCTCTGGGCCGGCTGACCGTCGGTGGTTTTTTTGCGCAGTTCCCCGCGCCCCTGGTCGGGGTCGGTTGGAGCCTCCCGCCGGTGTTGGCCCGGCTGTCCGCCGGTGGATGGTTTTGCGCAGTTCCCCGCGCCCCTGGGGGCGGGTG
The nucleotide sequence above comes from Streptomyces sp. TS71-3. Encoded proteins:
- a CDS encoding winged helix-turn-helix domain-containing protein; amino-acid sequence: MTSDPPPAHDLSAEEARRIALRAQGLLGAPDRRAGVRGVLRHLGAVQLDTISVLARSHELVPYARLGAVGRRAVEEALWTPDPARAPHAFEYWSHAACVLPIEEWPHFAFRRRAYLARPHWNHDLPDGAYDRVIKQLRDEGPLTATELGGAKNGGPWWDWSAAKVAVERALMYGEVVCTRRRSWKRVYDLAERAIPDELRHDDLGDEECVRRLVAQAGRALGVGTRSDIADYHRLKAEQFDAVVADSGLVPVRVEGWAKPAGGPGGGRRGGRGARGTVDGWADPAALETLPRGRHRTTLLSPFDSLVWERPRTERIFGFSHRLEAYVPRQKRVYGYFAMPVLAGGRLVGRVDPARSGSTLVAKQVSMAATDRKALRGVAEALVEAAAWVGCSDVRLERVESPELREPLGEELARALG
- a CDS encoding GNAT family N-acetyltransferase, coding for MEPATLTTARLLLRTPGIDDIKEVHAACQDPAVQRWTTIPSPYLTEHAESFLGQQVPDGWRNGTAFTFAAFLRDDGAPGGHTALVAMVGLSMHRMCIGEIGFWAAPGHRGRGYVTEAALAVIRWAFTSAGVERLEWRAEVGNAASRAVAEKAGFTMEGVLRSAIVHQGTRRDSWVAALLPSDLGLPTANAYIPAPAGPRD
- the secA gene encoding preprotein translocase subunit SecA; the encoded protein is MSVLQKIMRAGEGKILRKLHRIADQVNSIEEDFESLSDAELRALTDEFKQRYADGESLDDLMPEAFATVREAARRVLGQRHYDVQVMGGAALHWGYVAEMKTGEGKTLVSTMPAYLNALTGDGVHLITVNDYLAERDSEMMGRVHKFLGLTVGCILANMNPEQRREQYGCDITYGTNNEFGFDYLRDNMAWSKEELVQRGHNYAIVDEVDSILVDEARTPLIISGPADQATKWYGDFAKLVTRLKRGEAGNPMRGVEETGDYEVDEKKRTVGIHDPGVTKVEDWLGIDNLYESVNTPLVGYLNNAIKAKELFKRDKDYVVIDGEVMIVDEHTGRILAGRRYNEGMHQAIEAKENVEIKDENQTLATITLQNFFRLYDKLSGMTGTAMTEAAEFHQIYKLGVVPIPTNRPMVRLDRADLIYRTEVAKFDAVVDDIAEKHEKGQPILVGTTSVEKSEYLSQQLSKRGVQHEVLNAKQHEREAAIVAQAGRKGAVTVATNMAGRGTDIKLGGNPDDLAEAELRQQGLDPVEHVEEWAAALPAALERAEHAVKAEFEEVTELGGLYVLGTERHESRRIDNQLRGRSGRQGDPGESRFYLSLGDDLMRLFKAQMVERVMSMANVPDDVPIENKMVTRAIASAQSQVEQQNFETRKNVLKYDEVLNRQREVIYGERRRVLEGEDLKDQIQHFMDDTIDAYIQAETSEGFAEEWDLDRLWSAFKQLYPVKITIEELEDEAGDRAGLTAEFISEAIKDDIHEQYTAREDQLGVDIVRELERRVVLSVLDRKWREHLYEMDYLQEGIGLRAMAQKDPLVEYQREGFDMFTAMMDGIKEESVGYLFNLEVQVEQQFEEVPVEDAEPVDLSKAVQDTVPAGAGARPEIRAKGLDAPQRPDRLHFSAPTVDGEGGVVEGDFQNGDGGPVRSAADGLTRAERRKQQKGGRRRRK